The DNA segment GCCCCATATCGCTGACGAACAGATAGGGATTATGAACCCAGAGCAGGCTGTTGAGGTTCTCCGGCCAGGAGTCGATCTGGTTCTCCGCCTGGACAATCCCGCCACTCCAGTAGGCTCCTCGCCAGACCTCCGCCGCCCAGGCTGAGATCGAGGGCGCGGAGATTTCATCGACGGACCGATTCGCGGCCGACGCGTGCGACGCGTGCGCGGTATCCTGCGTGGTCCAGCCGTTGAGGGTGTAACTGCGAAGTTCAGCTTCATCGTCCACCGGGTAGACGGGAGTGTGGCCGGGACAGCGAAACGCGGCGCGGTACCCGTCGTCCAGCATCCGGCGGGACCACGTCCTGCTTCCGTCCCACGCCACCGGCGGATGGCCGTGATTGTCGCCGGCGTAGATGGCCATCGCCGCCCCGATTCCGCGAAGGTTGGACAGGCACACGCCGATCTGCGCCATTTCCCTGGCCTTCTGCAACGACGGCAGGAGGATGCTCACCAGCACCGCGATGATCGCCACGACCACCAACAGCTCAATCAACGTGAACCCGCTCGGGCGGTTCTTGTTGCCTCTGTCCGTCCTGAATACGCGTGCCATCACGTTCCTCCAGAACCGTCAGTTACCGTTTCCCGCTCCGATTCGCTCAAGGATCTGGTTCAGCCTTTCGTCCGCACAAAGCCGTCCGCCGCACGAGTCGCGGATCACCAGCTTTTCGCGGGCCAGGCCTTCGGCCTGGGCCGATCGGCCGTCGGCCAGTGCCTGGGCGTGGTCGAGCATCGAGGTGGCGACGTAGTCGTAATCGAACTGCACCGTCGAGAGCGGCGGATCGGACGTCCGCGACAGCGGAATGTTGTTGAAGCCCAAAATCGCAATGTCCTGCGGGATGCGCAGGCCGCGCTTGTGGGCGGCGGTCATCAGCCGCAGGGCGTGGTCATCGTCGAAGCAGATGACGGCCAGGTCGCCGGCCATGGCCGACCAGCGGTCCACCACGGCATCGACCTCGTCGGCCCGCCCGCCCACGAGGCTGGCCAGGTTCGCCATGGCGTGATGGGAGGCAAAACGGCTGTAAGCCAGAACGCGGTGACCAAGACCCTCGTTGCGCAGAGTGTCCGGGCCGAAGAAGGCGATCCGGCTGTGACCCAGTTCCTGGAAGTAGCGGCAGCACATCTCGACCGCGGTGAACTCGGCCCGGCCGAACACCTCCGGCCGCTCATAGCAGTATGCCTCCAATCCCGGGTATGGTCGCGAGAGGACCAGGGGACCCTTGACCGAACGGGCCAGTTGCCAGAGATCCGCAGCGGGCGCCGGGTCCGGCATCCACGGAACCAGCAACGCCAGACACCCCTGATCGAGCATCTGCCGGCCGATCTGCTGCGCGGTCGAACCGAAGTCGCTGACCGTGCGGATCGACAAACCCAACCCGCGCCGCTCGGCTTCGTGGTGAAGGTGGTGGAGCATTTCGGTGGCGAAATTGTCCAGCCGCGACGGGCAGATCACGCCGAGAAGCCCCTTGGCCGCGGCCTTCGGCGGCTCGATCGGTTCGACGTCCTGCCCGGCTGAGCGAAGGATAAACGTGCCCGCGCCGATCCGCCGTTCGATCCAGCGCTCCTGCTCCAACAGCGCCAGTCCACGGCGGACGGTGTGGAAGTTGCAGCCGAAGTCCTTGGCCAACTGGCGCTCCGAGGCCAGCTTGTCTCCGGGTTGAAGCTGGCCGGAAGCGATCCGGTCGATGATGGTCTGACGCACCCGCTGATAGGTCAACGGCGACGATTTGAGGTTCGTGTCCGCCATAGTAACCACTCTAGAATTGCTCTATAAGTGCTATAGTGCCGTGATGGGCGGGATTTGTCAAGACTCTGCGCAAAGAAAAGCGGCCGTCATCGGGGCGACGAAGGCCGCTTCTGAAATAACTCATTGTGTTGTAGTGAGTTGTGTCGGCTTCGGCTATTGGGACTTGAGCTGTTCCAGAACCTTGTCGGCTTCGCGGACGTGGTCCCAGCAGTAGTCGATGTTCCACTTGCCCGGCTCGAGTGGCGGCGGGGGCCATCGGCCATCCGAGTTCTCGGCGCAGATCAGGTGATACCAGCCTTGCTTCAGCAAGTCCTTTTGTTTCTTGGACTTGGCCGATTTTTCCAGCCGCATCAGCTCGTCATGAATTCGTTTGCAGTGGGGGTCGAGTTCCTTGGCCCAGGGCGTATTGGCCCAGGCGTCGGAGAACGTTCGGTGCCAGGCCATCTTGTCTTCGTAGGCCATTTCCACGTCCTCGATCCGCGGGTACTTGGCCACCGCCTCGGAGACGGTGATCAGGTCGCCCATCTTCGTGACCTCGGCCAGCAGGGCGTCGAGCCGCTGGAGGCTCTCGGGACTCGGCTCGAACAGGCGGAACTGGTTGTAGTACTTCAGGAAGAAATAGCCGGTGGTGCCGCAGTACTCAGCGTCCTCGGCGTAGGGGATCAGGAAGCCGCCCTTGTCGCTGCCCGTCCATTTGCGGACGGCTGAGAGGGGTTTTTCGAGCGGCACTTCGGCTGGGCCCTTGCCGTCGGTCTCTTCGCTCTGGCCCATCATGTACCACAGCAGTTCGTTGCACGTCCGGTCGGAGCGCATCAACCCGGTGAGCTTGTCGGTGATCCGCAGCGGGTAGTGCAGCGTCGGGTCGTCTGGGCTCACATCATAGTAGGGCAGGTTCTTGCCGTCCTTGCGGGAGCGGTCGGGATCGTACTCGACGGCCCGGACCTCCGGCCGCGTGGAGATCAGAAACGACTCCCAGTCGGTGATCAGGTTGGTGAAACCCGCCTTCTCGAACATCTCGGGCATGCGGGCGTTCCACGAACATTCGGGGTTCCACGCGGTGGCTGGGCGGAAGCCCAGGACCTTCTCGTAGGTCTCCATCGAGAACTTGAGCGACCAGAGGCCGTCCTCGAAAGGGAAGTTGGCCAGCATCGA comes from the Phycisphaerae bacterium genome and includes:
- a CDS encoding prepilin-type N-terminal cleavage/methylation domain-containing protein, which produces MARVFRTDRGNKNRPSGFTLIELLVVVAIIAVLVSILLPSLQKAREMAQIGVCLSNLRGIGAAMAIYAGDNHGHPPVAWDGSRTWSRRMLDDGYRAAFRCPGHTPVYPVDDEAELRSYTLNGWTTQDTAHASHASAANRSVDEISAPSISAWAAEVWRGAYWSGGIVQAENQIDSWPENLNSLLWVHNPYLFVSDMGLHGPDRSQSVLFYDGHAQSYPFMYFDGGLYPENMYGWRWYLIGDDI
- a CDS encoding substrate-binding domain-containing protein; the protein is MADTNLKSSPLTYQRVRQTIIDRIASGQLQPGDKLASERQLAKDFGCNFHTVRRGLALLEQERWIERRIGAGTFILRSAGQDVEPIEPPKAAAKGLLGVICPSRLDNFATEMLHHLHHEAERRGLGLSIRTVSDFGSTAQQIGRQMLDQGCLALLVPWMPDPAPAADLWQLARSVKGPLVLSRPYPGLEAYCYERPEVFGRAEFTAVEMCCRYFQELGHSRIAFFGPDTLRNEGLGHRVLAYSRFASHHAMANLASLVGGRADEVDAVVDRWSAMAGDLAVICFDDDHALRLMTAAHKRGLRIPQDIAILGFNNIPLSRTSDPPLSTVQFDYDYVATSMLDHAQALADGRSAQAEGLAREKLVIRDSCGGRLCADERLNQILERIGAGNGN